The following coding sequences lie in one Panicum virgatum strain AP13 chromosome 6N, P.virgatum_v5, whole genome shotgun sequence genomic window:
- the LOC120678576 gene encoding uncharacterized protein LOC120678576 isoform X1 produces MRKDVLLAKHHDVLLEKIENGEIMTGRGLNQESGLAIPGDTRWGSHLKTLLRILVMWEAIIDVLEIVKKDSVKPACTGGALGLIGKMESFDFVFIMHLMIELLGMTDILSRALQRKDQDIVEAMHLITDVKDSLQDIRENGWEPLLKKVKTFCEKNEIEVPDMDEEINIRGTSRRRKQKNSRVPWMF; encoded by the exons ATGAGAAAGGATGTTTTGCTTGCAAAGCATCATGATGTGTTGCTAGAAAAGATTGAGAATGGTGAGATTATGACCGGAAGAGGTTTAAACCAGGAAAGTGGTCTAGCTATACCTGGAGACACCAGATGGGGTTCACATCTTAAAACTTTGCTTCGCATTTTGGTGATGTGGGAGGCTATCATAGATGTCCTTGAGATAGTCAAGAAAGATTCTGTTAAACCAGCATGTACTGGAGGAGCTTTAGGTTTAATTGGAAAAATGGAGAGCTTTGATTTTGTGTTCATCATGCATTTGATGATAGAATTGTTGGGCATGACAGATATTTTGTCACGCGCTTTGCAAAGGAAAGACCAAGACATAGTTGAAGCTATGCATTTGATAACGGATGTGAAAGATAGCTTGCAGGATATAAGAGAAAATGGATGGGAGCCATTACTCAAAAAAGTGAAAACTTTCTGTGAGAAGAATGAGATTGAAGTGCCGGATATGGATGAGGAAATAAATATCAGAGGGACATCTAGACGTAGGAAGCAAAAG AACTCAAGAGTTCCTTGGATGTTCTGA
- the LOC120678576 gene encoding uncharacterized protein LOC120678576 isoform X3 produces MRKDVLLAKHHDVLLEKIENGEIMTGRGLNQESGLAIPGDTRWGSHLKTLLRILVMWEAIIDVLEIVKKDSVKPACTGGALGLIGKMESFDFVFIMHLMIELLGMTDILSRALQRKDQDIVEAMHLITDVKDSLQDIRENGWEPLLKKVKTFCEKNEIEVPDMDEEINIRGTSRRRKQKWQLLQ; encoded by the exons ATGAGAAAGGATGTTTTGCTTGCAAAGCATCATGATGTGTTGCTAGAAAAGATTGAGAATGGTGAGATTATGACCGGAAGAGGTTTAAACCAGGAAAGTGGTCTAGCTATACCTGGAGACACCAGATGGGGTTCACATCTTAAAACTTTGCTTCGCATTTTGGTGATGTGGGAGGCTATCATAGATGTCCTTGAGATAGTCAAGAAAGATTCTGTTAAACCAGCATGTACTGGAGGAGCTTTAGGTTTAATTGGAAAAATGGAGAGCTTTGATTTTGTGTTCATCATGCATTTGATGATAGAATTGTTGGGCATGACAGATATTTTGTCACGCGCTTTGCAAAGGAAAGACCAAGACATAGTTGAAGCTATGCATTTGATAACGGATGTGAAAGATAGCTTGCAGGATATAAGAGAAAATGGATGGGAGCCATTACTCAAAAAAGTGAAAACTTTCTGTGAGAAGAATGAGATTGAAGTGCCGGATATGGATGAGGAAATAAATATCAGAGGGACATCTAGACGTAGGAAGCAAAAG TGGCAACTGCTTCAGTAG
- the LOC120678576 gene encoding uncharacterized protein LOC120678576 isoform X2: protein MRKDVLLAKHHDVLLEKIENGEIMTGRGLNQESGLAIPGDTRWGSHLKTLLRILVMWEAIIDVLEIVKKDSVKPACTGGALGLIGKMESFDFVFIMHLMIELLGMTDILSRALQRKDQDIVEAMHLITDVKDSLQDIRENGWEPLLKKVKTFCEKNEIEVPDMDEEINIRGTSRRRKQKIASSDE from the exons ATGAGAAAGGATGTTTTGCTTGCAAAGCATCATGATGTGTTGCTAGAAAAGATTGAGAATGGTGAGATTATGACCGGAAGAGGTTTAAACCAGGAAAGTGGTCTAGCTATACCTGGAGACACCAGATGGGGTTCACATCTTAAAACTTTGCTTCGCATTTTGGTGATGTGGGAGGCTATCATAGATGTCCTTGAGATAGTCAAGAAAGATTCTGTTAAACCAGCATGTACTGGAGGAGCTTTAGGTTTAATTGGAAAAATGGAGAGCTTTGATTTTGTGTTCATCATGCATTTGATGATAGAATTGTTGGGCATGACAGATATTTTGTCACGCGCTTTGCAAAGGAAAGACCAAGACATAGTTGAAGCTATGCATTTGATAACGGATGTGAAAGATAGCTTGCAGGATATAAGAGAAAATGGATGGGAGCCATTACTCAAAAAAGTGAAAACTTTCTGTGAGAAGAATGAGATTGAAGTGCCGGATATGGATGAGGAAATAAATATCAGAGGGACATCTAGACGTAGGAAGCAAAAG ATTGCTTCTTCGGATGAATAA